The segment CACGTGCTCACCTTGCCGATCGCGGCGGCGACGCGCTGCCAGCGCGTGGGCAGCGTCGCGTCGACCTCGCCGGTCGCGGCGTGCGCGCGGCAGCCGCCGCGCTCGATCGACGCGTCGGTGCGCACGTTCCAGCCGAGCGTATCGAGATCGTCCTGCAGATAGGCTTCGACGACGGGCAGGTCGGCCGGATTCACCGCGAGATGCGGCGCGCCGGACAGCGCGGGTTCGGCCGCGAGCACGTCGCGCACGGCCGCGACGAGCGCGGCCGGGTCGTGTTTCACGTGCTGGCGCACGACCTGCTGCGCGATGTCGAGCGCGAGCTGCGCGATGTCGGACGCGAGATCGTGCTCGGCGGTCGACACGGCCTCGCGGAACGACGCGGCGAGCGCCGCGAGCTGCGCGGCTTGTTCGCGCGCATCGGCCTGGCCGGCCTCGAAACCCTGTTCGCGGCCCTGCTCGAACCCGGCCTGGTAGCCGAGCGCCTGGCCTTCGACGTGGCCGGCCGCACGGCCTTCGGCGTGCGCGGCGTCGCGCACGCGCTGCAGTTCCTCGGCGAGCGCGGCGGCGGCCGCTGCCGCGTCGTCGGTCGGCGGCGGCGGCGGCGGGTCGAACGACGCCATCTCCCACCGCTGGTAGGCGGTGAGGGTGCCCGCGCGATCGCTCGCCGAATCAGACATACGCGTCTTCCGCCTTGCCGCCGATCACGATCTGGCCGCTCTCGGCGAGGTTGCGCACGATCTGCAGGATGCGGCGCTGCTGCGTCTCGACTTCGGACACGCGCACCGGGCCGCGCGCGTCGAGATCCTCGGCGAGCAGTTCGGCGGCGCGCTGCGACATGTTCGCGAGGAACTTCTGGCGCAGCGCGGGCGGCGCGCCTTTCAGCGCGACGATCAGTGTTTCCGACTCGACTTCCTTCAGCACCATCTGGATCGCGCGATCCTCGAGTTCGAGCAGGTTCTCGAACACGAACATCTGGTCGACGATCTTCTGCGCGAGATCGGCGTCGTACTGGCGCACGCTTTCGAGCACGCCTTCCTCGTGCACGCTCGTCATGAAGTTCAGGATCTCGGCCGCGGTGCGGATGCCGCCCATCGGGCTGCGCTTCAGGTTGTCGCTGCCGGACAGCAGGCCGGTGAGCACGTCGTCGAGCTCGCGCAGCGCGGCCGGCTGGATGCCGTCGAGCGTCGCGATCCGCAGCAGCACGTCGTTGCGCAGCCGCTCGGTGAAGCACGACGCGATCTCGGACGCCTGGTCGCGGTCGAGGTGCACGAGGATCGTCGCGATGATCTGCGGATGCTCGTTCTTGATCAGTTCGGCCACGGCGCCCGAGTCCATCCACTTCAGGCCCTCGATGCCGCTCGTGTCGCTGCCCTGCAGGATGCGGTCGATCAGCACGCCGGCCTTGTCCTCGCCGAGCGCCTTGGTCAGCACCGAGCGGATGTACTCGCTCGAATCGAGTGACAGCGCGGTGTGCTGCTCGGCTTCCTTCACGAAGTCCTGCAGCACGTCCTCGACCTGCTCGCGCGTGACGTTCTTCAGCGCGGCCATCGCGGCGCCGATCTTCTGGACCTCGCGCGGCGCGAGGAACTTGAATACCTGCGCGGCCTCTTCCTCGCCGATCGACATCAGCAGCAGCGCGCTCTTGGTCAAGCCTTCAGCGTTCATCGGACACCCAGTTCTTCACGACGGTGGCGACGATCTTCGGATCCTGGCGGGCGATCGTGCGCGCGTAGTCGAGGTTGCGTTCGTAGCGGTTCTTCTCGTTCTCGAAGCCGAGCAGCAACGAGTCGGCTTCCTCGGTCATGACCGGCGCCGGCAGGCCGTCGAGCACGACCGGATCTTCCGGCGCCGCGAGCGCCGGCGCGACCGGCTCGGCCGGCGGGAACGCGCGGCGCATCGCCGGGCGTACGAACATGAAGTAGAGCGCCGCCGCGGCCGCCGCGATGCCGAGCCATTTCGCGGCTTCCTTCGCCATCGCGATCATGTCGGGCTGGCGCCACCACGGCAGGTCGGCGTACGGGTCGCTCACGGTCGAGAACGCGCTGTTCACGACGTTGACCGAGTCGCCGCGCTTCTCGTCGTAACCCATCGCGTCCTTCACGAGCTGCTCGACCTGCGCGAGCTTCGCGGGCGGCAGCGGCTGCATCGTCACGTGGCCCTTCGCGTCGGCGATCGGCTGGTAGTTGACGACGACCGCGACCGACAGCCGCTTCACGCTGCCCATCGGCTGTTCGAGATGGCGGATCGTCTTGTCGACTTCGTAGTTGGTCGTCTGGTCCTTGCGGTCGCTGACCGGCGTCGTCTGCGGCGCATTCTGGCCGTTGCCGGCGACGACCGGCGCGGAAGCCGGCTGCGGCGGCGTGTTCGACAGCGCGCCCGGCACGCCCGACGCGCCGCCCTGCGCGAGTTCGGTCGCGCTGCTGGTCTGCTGGCTGCGGATTGCGGCCTGCTGCTGCGTGCCGTTCGGGCCATAGCTTTCCGACGTCTGCTCGATCTTCGAGAAATCGAGGTCCGCGCTGACCTGCGAGCGCGCGTTGCCGGCGCCGAAGATCGGCACGAGGATCGCGTCGATGCGCTTCTGCGTGTTGTGCTCGACCTGCTGCACGTACTTGAGCTGGCTCGCGTCGAGGCCCGACGCCGAAGCCGGCTGGGTCAGCAGGTTGCCGTCCTGGTCGACGATCGTCACGTTCTTCGCGGGCATGTCGGGCACGCCGGACGACACCATCCGCGTGATCGCCTGGACCTGGCCCTCGTCGAGCACGCGGCCCGGGTAGAGGTCGACGAAGACCGACGCGCTCGGCGCTTCCTTGTCGCGCACGAATACCGACGGCTTCGGGATCGCGAGATGCACGCGTGCGCTGCGCACCGCGTTGATCGATTCGATGGTGCGCTGCAGCTCGCCTTCGAGCGCGCGCTGGTAGTTGACCTGTTCGGCGAACTGGCTGATGCCGAATTTCTGGTTGTCCATCAGCTCGAAGCCGACCGAGCCGCCCTTCGGCAGCCCCATCGCGGCGAGCTTCAGGCGCGTTTCATGCACCTGGTTCGACGGCACGAGGATCGCGCCGCCGGCATCGGCGAACTTGTAGGGAACGTTTGCCTGCTGGAGCGCGGTAATGATCGCGCCGCCGTCGCGGTCCGACAGGTTGCTGTACAGCACGCGGTAGTCGGGCGTGCGGCTCCACAGCACGAGCGCGGTAATCGCGGCGATCGCGAACGCGACGGCGATCAGGAACGGCAGCTTCGGGTTGCCCTTCATCCGCGAGATGCCGGGAATGCGTTCCGCGAAGCCGCCGAGCCCGAAGTCCGCGCCGGCGACGCCCGCGCCCGGCAACGCGGCGGCCGCGGCGGCGCCGGGCGCCGGGCTGGCGAGGCCCGCGCGGGCGTCGGGGTTGATCAGCGAGTTGGCCTGCGAATCCATGCGTCGAGTTTCTCCGGAGCGGGACGACTGAGCTCGCTCGGACGAGCGGGCGGACAATGACACGATGCGATTATCGTGACCCGGGCCGGACTCCGATCGACCGAAAAGAGCGGGGTTTCCCCCGTACTTTCTCGGCTTTGCCGCGCGGCGCGCTGCTATCCTTTTTCGCGATCCGGTATGGTGCGCGTGGTGCGGCGCCGGCGGAAACGCCCGGTGCGTCCGGGTCTCTT is part of the Burkholderia pyrrocinia genome and harbors:
- the fliF gene encoding flagellar basal-body MS-ring/collar protein FliF translates to MDSQANSLINPDARAGLASPAPGAAAAAALPGAGVAGADFGLGGFAERIPGISRMKGNPKLPFLIAVAFAIAAITALVLWSRTPDYRVLYSNLSDRDGGAIITALQQANVPYKFADAGGAILVPSNQVHETRLKLAAMGLPKGGSVGFELMDNQKFGISQFAEQVNYQRALEGELQRTIESINAVRSARVHLAIPKPSVFVRDKEAPSASVFVDLYPGRVLDEGQVQAITRMVSSGVPDMPAKNVTIVDQDGNLLTQPASASGLDASQLKYVQQVEHNTQKRIDAILVPIFGAGNARSQVSADLDFSKIEQTSESYGPNGTQQQAAIRSQQTSSATELAQGGASGVPGALSNTPPQPASAPVVAGNGQNAPQTTPVSDRKDQTTNYEVDKTIRHLEQPMGSVKRLSVAVVVNYQPIADAKGHVTMQPLPPAKLAQVEQLVKDAMGYDEKRGDSVNVVNSAFSTVSDPYADLPWWRQPDMIAMAKEAAKWLGIAAAAAALYFMFVRPAMRRAFPPAEPVAPALAAPEDPVVLDGLPAPVMTEEADSLLLGFENEKNRYERNLDYARTIARQDPKIVATVVKNWVSDER
- the fliH gene encoding flagellar assembly protein FliH, which produces MSDSASDRAGTLTAYQRWEMASFDPPPPPPTDDAAAAAAALAEELQRVRDAAHAEGRAAGHVEGQALGYQAGFEQGREQGFEAGQADAREQAAQLAALAASFREAVSTAEHDLASDIAQLALDIAQQVVRQHVKHDPAALVAAVRDVLAAEPALSGAPHLAVNPADLPVVEAYLQDDLDTLGWNVRTDASIERGGCRAHAATGEVDATLPTRWQRVAAAIGKVSTW
- the fliG gene encoding flagellar motor switch protein FliG, which translates into the protein MNAEGLTKSALLLMSIGEEEAAQVFKFLAPREVQKIGAAMAALKNVTREQVEDVLQDFVKEAEQHTALSLDSSEYIRSVLTKALGEDKAGVLIDRILQGSDTSGIEGLKWMDSGAVAELIKNEHPQIIATILVHLDRDQASEIASCFTERLRNDVLLRIATLDGIQPAALRELDDVLTGLLSGSDNLKRSPMGGIRTAAEILNFMTSVHEEGVLESVRQYDADLAQKIVDQMFVFENLLELEDRAIQMVLKEVESETLIVALKGAPPALRQKFLANMSQRAAELLAEDLDARGPVRVSEVETQQRRILQIVRNLAESGQIVIGGKAEDAYV